DNA from Pelagibacterium nitratireducens:
GGGCCATCACCTGAGCGATCTTGCGCCGGATCAGCGGGACATCGCTCACCGGGGTGGACAGCGACGCGGAGGTGAAAAGCCCCAATATGCGCAATTCGCCGGTGATCGTGCCGTCTGGATCGAAGGTCTTGATGCCCACGTAATCCATATGCACGCGCCTGTGCACAAGTGCACGCCGATTGGCCTTGGTGACCATCAGCGGCTCGTCGGTGTCGAGAAACGCCAGATGCTGGTCGTTCATATGGACGTAGCGCGTGCCCTGGCGCAAATAGAGATAATCGGGGTCGCGCAATATGCCCAGGCCCGATCCTTCGAGAGGGATCAAGGTCTGCTCGCTGCCTTCCCCGGACAGCCGGTATTGGCGCATGCCCAGGAAGGTGAAATTGTGGTCTGCCAGCCAGGCAAGAAAATGGATCGCCTCGGTCAGCGCCTGTTCGCGCATGGCCGGGGGATGGGATCGATATGCGACAACCGCGGTGCGCAGGCGTTCGAGCATTTCGCGCCAGTCAACGACAGCGGCGCGCACCTGCGCCATGGTCTGGGTCAGTTCTTCGGAAATGACCGAGAGCGCCCGGGGGTCGGCGGGCGTGTCGATATGGACCTGGAGCACGCTTTCCTTGCGGGCGCCTTCGGTGTCCTCGATCACCTGCCAGGGAGAGGTGGTGTCGTCCACCGCAACGGCGGGATGGGTCATGAACCGGATCGAACCGCCGGCGGCTCTTATGGCCGCCAGGGCCGAATCGACGATAAACGGGGTGTCGGCCGAATAGATGTCGATGATCGTTATACCCGACACGATCTCGGCGTCGGGGGTCCAGACGCGGATCTCGGCCTTGCCCGGAGTGCGTTGGCCGATGTGGGAGAAGGTGGTGGCCAGAAGGTCCTGGAGCGTTTGCGCTGGATAGAGCAGCAGGTCCTGTTCGTCGGCCGAGCGCAGCGCATTGGTCACGAACCGCGCCAGCTGCGGGTTTTCGGACCGCAGCGCGACCAGGCGATCACGCCAGGGGCGCAGGGTTTCGGTGCTATCGATCATTTCCCGGCGTCCCTCGATATTTCCGGTATGGTGGAGAGCTTAAGCCCTTGACGGCGCAAAGCCAATATCAGCTTTAGGATTCAAGGACATAAGACCATGGTATTTGTCAGCTTCGCTGCCCTTTTCGTGCGCGTGCCGTCCGTCTAACGCAAAGAGCCGGGCAGGGTTGCCCGGCTCTCGTGGCTTGGTGCACGCTGTTTCTAATGAAGCACGGCCAAGAGCAGCAAGGCGATGATATTGGTGATCTTTATCATCGGATTGACAGCGGGTCCGGCAGTGTCCTTGTAGGGATCCCCCACCGTATCGCCGGTCACCGACGCTTTGTGGGCTTCGGACCCCTTGTAGTGGGTCTGGCCGGTCGAATCGGTGAACCCGTCCTCAAAGCTCTTTTTGGCGTTGTCCCAGGCTCCCCCGCCGGCCGTCATGGAAATGGCGACGAACAGGCCGGTGACGATCACACCCAAAAGCATGGCTCCCAACGCGGCAAAGGCGGCGGCCTTTCCGGCGATCACGAGGATCACCCCAAACACGACGAGCGGTGAGAGAACCGGCAGCAGCGAGGGCACGATCATTTCCTTGATCGCGGCCTTGGTCAGCATATCGACGGCCCGGCCATAGTCGGGCTTTTCGGTGCCCGCCATGATACCGGGCTTTTCCTTGAACTGACGCCGGACTTCGACCACGACCGATTGCGCGGCCCGACCGACGGCGGTCATCGACATGCCGCTGAACAGGAACGGCAGCAAGCCGCCGAACAGCAGCCCGACAACCACATAGGGATCGGCCAGCGAGAAGCTGATCTCTCCGACGCCGAAATAGAAGTCGCCTTCCACCGCCTCACCAATGAAATAGGCCAGATCCTGGGTATAGGCAGAAAAAAGGACCAGTGCCCCCAGCCCTGCCGACCCGATGGCATAACCCTTGGTCACGGCCTTTGTGGTGTTGCCCACAGCGTCGAGCGCGTCGGTGTTCTTGCGCACTTCGTCGGGAAGGCCAGCCATTTCGGCAATGCCGCCGGCATTATCGGTCACCGGCCCGAAGGCATCGAGCGCAACGATCATGCCGGCCAGGGCCAGCATGGTGACCACAGCAACCCCGATGCCGAACAGGCCGGCCAGTGAATAGGTGACGATGATGCCTGCGATAATGACAAGAGCGGGCAGCGCCGTGGATTCAAGCGAAACGGCAAGCCCCTGGATCACATTGGTGCCATGCCCGGTAATCGAGGCTTCGGCGATCGAATTGACCGGGCGCCGGTTGGTGCCCGTATAATATTCGGTGATCCAGATGATCAGCCCGGTGATGACCAGTCCGGCCACCCCACAGCCATAGAGGGCCCAGGGGGTGAAGGTGATGTCCCCGACCGTGATGGCTCGGCTCATGTCGCCAAAGATCAGCCACATGACCGGAACGAGGGCGACAAGCGAGAGGACGCCGGTGGCGATGACGCCCTTGTAGAGCGCGCCCATGATGTTGCCCGAGGCGCCGAGCTTGACGAAATAGGTGCCGGCGATCGAGGTCAGAACGCACACGCCGCCAATGGCGAGGGGCAACACCATGCCGATCAGTCTCAGATCGACCGGCAGGATAATCGCGGCCAAAACCATTGTGGCAACGATGGTCACGACATAGGTCTCGAACAAATCCGCCGCCATGCCGGCGCAGTCGCCGACATTGTCGCCGACATTGTCGGCGATAGTTGCGGGGTTGCGCGGATCGTCCTCGGGGATGCCCGCTTCGACCTTGCCCACCATGTCGCCGCCCACGTCGGCGCCCTTGGTAAAGATGCCGCCGCCCAGCCGGGCGAAAATGGAGATCAGCGAGGCCCCGAAGCCCAGGGCGACAAGAGCGTCGATGACGGTCCGGTCGGTCGCATCAAACCCCATGGCCAAAAGAACGAGGAAATAGACGGTGACGCCCAACAGGCCCAGACCGGCAACCAGCAGCCCGGTCACGGCACCCGATTTGAACGCCAGATCGAGCCCGCCGGCCAGCGAGGTGGTCGCCGCCTGGGCGACACGCACATTGGCACGCACCGAGACGTGCATGCCAATGAACCCGGCAGCGCCCGAGAGCACGGCCCCGATCAGAAAGCCGATCGCCGCATAGATGCCGAGCAGCAGCCAGGCAACGACAAGGATGACGACGCCGACAATGGCAATGGTTGTGTATTGGCGCTTGAGATAGGCGGTGGCGCCTTCGCGGACCGCAGCGGAAATCTCCTGCATGCGGGCACTGCCGGCATCGGCGGCCAGAAGCGAACGCGTTGTCACGATGCCATAGACGACCGACAGGACGCCACAGGCAATAATCAGCCATAAGGCCAAAGTCATAGTGGTATTCCCCTCACTTTGCGCCCGGAGCGGCGTGTCGAGAGGCTCGGCACAAGGCCAGGGCACCCGACGCGGTCCGGTCTACTTCCCTTCTTGCACCGCCGCCAAAATTTCCTCTCCCTTGGCGACAGCAAAGACCCGCATTTTACTGCGGCCAAAACGAAGGATGGCCCAAGATCAACGCAGAGGCAATCCTCTATTCTTGCGCTTTATTTGGGTCAGTATTGCTGGCTTATTTGTGTCTATCGGCTTGAAAGGCAATGAAGTTCGCCGGGCATCAGTGTTGACCTATCGGTCTGCCAGATCCTCGAGCGCAGCATAAAGGGCTTCCGTGTCTCCACGGGCCAGAATCACCTTGGTTTTGCTGGTCTGGCCGCTGGAAATCGCGAGGGCGGATTTGGGCAGGGAGAGAGCCCTGGCCAAAAGGGCGATGACGGCCAGGTTGGCCGCGCCCTTGTCGGGCGGAGCGCAAACGCGGACCCTGAGGGCGCAGCTTCCGTCGGCGCGGGTCTGCGCGCCTTCAAGACGGTCGGCGCTGGCATTGGGTGTGACGCGCAGGGTGATCCGCGCGCCATCGGAACCGAGGGTGTAAAAGGAGGGGTGGCTCACAGCCCCTGCATGGCGACCTGACGCATGAGCGGATATAGGATCACCAGACGGATGAAATAGATCGCCAAGAACAGAACGATCGGAGAAATGTCCAGGCCGCCGAAACTGGGCACAAATCGCCGGATGGGTGCCAGCAGCGGATTGGTCAGCTGCCAGAGCAAATTGGCGACAGTCGCGACGAACTGATTGGACATATTGAGGATGTTGAAGGCCAAAAGCCAGCTCATGATCACCTGGGCGATCATGATGAAGATGACGAGGCCCAAGACCACGTCGACAAATTGTAAAAGTCCAAACAGCATTGGCGGTCCCTTTGTGCAATCGGTTCTATATAGAACGCGAAACGCCTTATGGAAATGGGTGTGGCGATCTGATGGCCGCGCCCGATTCCCCGGAAAAGAAAAAAGGCCCGCCTCAATTACGCGAGGGTCGGGCCTTTGCAAGAGTTTGCCCGGTACGCAACACACAAAGATCCGGACAGGGACATACAATGCACAGAGCGTGCCAACAATCGGTTAACCGATATGGGGTGCAGTGGTCCGAATTTGTCTCAATATGTTGAGATCGATGCCCTGTTGGGGCGTCCAGCCTTGCATTTTGCAACGATTGCGCCTCGCAGAATGCGAAATCTTACGCTGTTTCGTCCGTTTCGGGATTGGCGTCGGGCGGGGTGGTGGGACGCTTTGCCTGATTGCGCAGGACTGTGCGCTGGCGCGATGAGACCCCGATCAACTCGGCGACCCGCCAGACCATGTTGTCCTCGAGCTCGTGATTGGTGTCGTCGGCAAACACCACCTGCCACATCATGCGAATGATCTCGATCTTTTCGGGCTCTTCGAGCTGGGAAAGTTTGGACGTGAACTGATAGAAATCCACGGCATCTCGGTCGCGGCGTCGGGCTTCGGCAATGAGGCGTTTCACTTCGGATTCGTCGAGCCCGTAGTAATCCTTGAGTGCATTGGTGATGGCCTTTGTTTCGATGGGGCTGGCGGTTCCGTCCACCGAGGCGAGATGGACGAGCAACGCGGCCACCGCCAGGCGCGGATCGGTTGGCTGGGACGTGCCCTTTTCGGGTTGCCGAAACAGCTTTGCCAGAGAATCGAACATGGAACCGCACCTCGTTGCCGGCCTGAGCCGTGCACCATCAAAAACCTTGGCACCGGGTCGATTCCATCGGCTCGGGCCGGCTCGTAAGGTAAGGACCGCCGGTGTCGTGCTCAAGCGTTCTGGCGATGTCGTGAGCAAGGATTTTTTCCAATGTCGTTTGCCTGCCACAGGCAATTTGGAGGTCGTTGTTTTCTGGCAAGGGCCACGATAGGGTCGCGCCATGAATCTTGAGTTTGCGTTGGGGAGAAGCCGGGCGCGATGATTGCGGCGTGGGCATTGATCGTGGGGGGCCTGGTCCGCGTCGTCGGTGAGGTGCTCGAAATTCTCGCCGGCGGCCATACTGCGGTGAGCAGCGGCATCGCGGGCGGGGCGCTGATTCTGGTCATGATCGGCTTTGGAGGGCTTTGGCCGGAGGCGCGCGGCAACCGGCTGGCCCGGCTGGCCATCATCATGATCGGGCTCGGGGCCCTCGGATTTGCCGGCATTGCCGCTTGGTCGATCAGCATGGGAACCCTGCCCATGGGCGTGGTGGCGCAAATGCCGGTCTTTATCGCCATTGCGCTGGTCACCCTGATCGGGGCGATGGCGCTCGCGGTCTGGCTGATCACGTCCTCGTCCTATCCGGTGTGGATCGGGATCGTTATGAGCATTTCGATCGCAATGTCGCTGGTGAGCAGTTTTGTCGCGTTCCCAGCACTCGTACAACCGCTTATCGATCTGGTTATGGCGTTGACCTTCATCCAGCTCGGGCTTTTGATGCGCGAGCGGCGCAAGACCGGAACCCGTTTATGATCCTTGCTGTCATCCTGCTTTTGGGCTGTGCCCTCTGGGCGCTGGGCGAAGCCATCATGCTTACCGGC
Protein-coding regions in this window:
- a CDS encoding YggT family protein, with the translated sequence MLFGLLQFVDVVLGLVIFIMIAQVIMSWLLAFNILNMSNQFVATVANLLWQLTNPLLAPIRRFVPSFGGLDISPIVLFLAIYFIRLVILYPLMRQVAMQGL
- a CDS encoding TerB family tellurite resistance protein, with translation MFDSLAKLFRQPEKGTSQPTDPRLAVAALLVHLASVDGTASPIETKAITNALKDYYGLDESEVKRLIAEARRRDRDAVDFYQFTSKLSQLEEPEKIEIIRMMWQVVFADDTNHELEDNMVWRVAELIGVSSRQRTVLRNQAKRPTTPPDANPETDETA
- a CDS encoding DUF167 family protein, coding for MSHPSFYTLGSDGARITLRVTPNASADRLEGAQTRADGSCALRVRVCAPPDKGAANLAVIALLARALSLPKSALAISSGQTSKTKVILARGDTEALYAALEDLADR
- a CDS encoding sodium-translocating pyrophosphatase; this translates as MTLALWLIIACGVLSVVYGIVTTRSLLAADAGSARMQEISAAVREGATAYLKRQYTTIAIVGVVILVVAWLLLGIYAAIGFLIGAVLSGAAGFIGMHVSVRANVRVAQAATTSLAGGLDLAFKSGAVTGLLVAGLGLLGVTVYFLVLLAMGFDATDRTVIDALVALGFGASLISIFARLGGGIFTKGADVGGDMVGKVEAGIPEDDPRNPATIADNVGDNVGDCAGMAADLFETYVVTIVATMVLAAIILPVDLRLIGMVLPLAIGGVCVLTSIAGTYFVKLGASGNIMGALYKGVIATGVLSLVALVPVMWLIFGDMSRAITVGDITFTPWALYGCGVAGLVITGLIIWITEYYTGTNRRPVNSIAEASITGHGTNVIQGLAVSLESTALPALVIIAGIIVTYSLAGLFGIGVAVVTMLALAGMIVALDAFGPVTDNAGGIAEMAGLPDEVRKNTDALDAVGNTTKAVTKGYAIGSAGLGALVLFSAYTQDLAYFIGEAVEGDFYFGVGEISFSLADPYVVVGLLFGGLLPFLFSGMSMTAVGRAAQSVVVEVRRQFKEKPGIMAGTEKPDYGRAVDMLTKAAIKEMIVPSLLPVLSPLVVFGVILVIAGKAAAFAALGAMLLGVIVTGLFVAISMTAGGGAWDNAKKSFEDGFTDSTGQTHYKGSEAHKASVTGDTVGDPYKDTAGPAVNPMIKITNIIALLLLAVLH